One Formosa agariphila KMM 3901 genomic window, AGACATACTCGATGCCAATACAGATTTTATTGATGAAATTGGTTTAAAAGAACATTTATCTCCAACCCGTGCCAATGGATTGGTAAGTATGGTGAAACAATTAAAAATGTATGCAATTGCATACCAAACACAATTGAGTTAAAATGAGCACAGAAATAGATACTGCCGAATTAGGCGAGAAAATTGTAAAGGTTTTAAAGTCGATTTACGATCCAGAAATCCCAGTAGATATTTACGAATTAGGATTAATTTACGATGTATTTGTAAACGAAGACTATGAAGTAAAAATACTAATGACATTAACTACACCTAACTGTCCTGTTGCAGAAACGTTACCTTTAGAAGTAGAAGAAAAGGTAAAATCTTTAGACATGGTAAAAGACGCAGAGGTAGAAATAACTTTTGATCCACCATGGAGTCAAGATTTAATGAGCGAAGAAGCTAAGTTAGAATTAGGTATGCTTTAATATGGCAGAAGATATTATAAACAGAGTTGCTAATAGCAAGCTAAAAGTTTTGGATCTTGAAGATTATTATCCTTTAGGATCTAGAATTTTGTTAGATATTAAAGATTGGTTATTAGAAGGTTTTGTGCTTCGTGAAAAAGAATTTAGAGCACATGTCGCAACTCATAATTGGGAACAATATCAAAACGCATATGTGGCTTTAACGTGTACTACAGATGCTATTGTGCCTGCATGGGCTTATATGCTCATAACTGTAGAGTTAGAACCTTTTGCTGAAAAAGTAAATCTAGGAGATTTAAAAGATTTAGAAACATCAATTTATCAAGATATTATTAACGATTTAGATGTTTCAGAATTTAAAGATGCCCCAGTTATTATTAAAGGCTGTTCTAAAAAACCCGTGCCAGAAAGTGCTTATGTTATGATTAGTAATAAAATAAGACCCGTTGCTAAATCTATCATGTTTGGTGAAGCGTGTTCTAGCGTTCCTCTTTATAAAAGAAAGTAAAATTTAACTTTAATATTAAACCACTTATTTTATTTTTGCCGTTTAAACGTTATTATAATTAAAATTATTATGAAAAGAATTTTTACAATCTGCTTCCTATTGGTTGCCACAGCTTCATTCGCTCAAACAAAAGAGGAATTAGAAAGTTTACAGAGTGCTAAAAAAGATTCTATAAGTGCGCTTCAATCTGATGTTGATGCTCTTCAAACTAAAATTGATGAATTTCCAGGATGGCATTTTGGTGCTTTTGGTACTATAGGTGCTAACTTATCTGAATTCAACAATTGGTATGCACAAGGATCTCCAGATAACTCTGCAGGGAACATTACAATTACAGTAAACCCTTACGCAAAATTAAACAGAGAAACTTTTTTCTGGTATACTACAGCAAACGTTAATTTAAGCTGGGTAAAGTTTGATGATAAAGATGATCCAAACGATGACGAAGATTACAGACAAGCTACAGACATCTTTACTTTAACCTCACTTTACGGTTATAAGTTTACTGAAAAATTAGCTGCTTCTGCTTTAGTAGAATATAGAACTACCTTATTAAACAACTTTAACGATCCTGGATATTTAGACTTAGGGGTCGGGATTACGTGGACTCCAATTCCAAGTTTAATTGTTGTAGCACACCCTTTAAACTACAACTTTGTGTTTAGTAATGATGATGTTATTTTCGACTCATCTCTAGGTTTTAAACTTGTTGCAGATTACTCTAAATCTTTCGGAAAATTAAAAGTGAAATCTAATTTATCTTTATTCCAATCTTATGAAGATTCAAATCTTTCTAACTGGACATGGACAAACGCATTGGGCTACGAAGTATGGAGAGGAATTGGTCTTGGTTTCGAATTTGGTTTAAGAGACAACAAGCAAGAAGCACTTAATTATGCTGTAAATACATTAAACGACCCAAATGCAACATTCGACAATGTTGATAACGATTTACAAACATATTGGACATTTGGTTTAAGCTACGCATTCTAAATTAACAACATATTATTTTATAGATAAGGCCTTCAATATCATATTGAAGGCCTTATTTTTTTTATAAAAATTTAATTTATTAGGTTAAACCTTAGTAATCCAGAATAGTCTAAGAGTATTATTAACACTAAAAATCAACATCATATGAAATTAATTAAAATTGGAACTTTGGTATTGGGTTTATTGGCTTTTTCTAATGTTAATGCACAAGAAAAAAAAGAGAAAAGAGACCCTAAAGTTGTTTTCGAAAGACTTGACACAAATAAAGACGCTAAATTAAGTTTGGAAGAGTTAGAAGCGAGAGATGAGAAAGTTAAAGAAGGTGGAAATGAGGCTAAAAAACCTGTAGACACTAAGACCATGTTTGAAAGAAAAGATAAAAACAAAGATGGTTTTCTTGATTTAGAAGAGTTTTCTGCTAGACCTCCAAAGAAGAAATAAACGCTGTATTTTTAAAACTTTAGTTAGCCCTACAATAACTCTAGCTAAAATCTTATAAAACATAAAAGCGATTAGGTTAGCAGATAACCTAATCGCTTTTTTATATTTATTCTTTTCCGACTTATTCTTTTACCTTATTGGTTTTAGGAGGTTTTGTTTTCCACCACGATGCTAAAGTAGATCCAGAAATATTCATTATTGGTCCAAATACTGCTGGTGCCAATCCTACAGTTGCCACTTTACCCATTTGCAAGGCTAGTCCAGACGCTAATCCGCCGTTTTGCATCCCCACTTCTAAAGCTATAGTTCGACAATCCTGTTCTTCTAGTTTTAAGAGTTTTCCAACGGAATATCCTAATCCGTATCCAAACACATTATGTAATAAACAAGCGAGTATTAATGTAAATCCAACTTCTAACAAACTGTCTCTACCCGAAGCTGTAATTACAACTATTATAACCGCAATAGCGAGCATGGATATGAATGATAGCACCTTATTCATAGCTTCTCTCCTAGAAGCCAAATAGTACTTTAAAACAACTGCCAAAATTATTGGAACAACTAAGAATTTTAATCCATCGTACGCAATATTTTGTAATAAGCTAGACACTGTACCTCCTTGATCGAAAAAATTAATCCCATTTTTAATACATACCATCCCGAAGAATCCTAACGTTTGAAATGCTTTTGTCTTATTCGATTTATTATCGAAAGCAAACACATTGAAAAGTAAACCAGCACAGATTGGTAAAATAACCATATTAAAAATACCAATCATCATGTCCCACACATCAATGGTAATCATTTCAGACGCAAAAAATCGCATTAAGAGTGGCGTTAAAAATGGTGCTAACATAGTCGCACAAGCCGTTAATGTAACAGACAAGGCTAAATTAGCTTTAGCAATAAAAGACATCACATTCGATGCCAATCCGCTTGGAGAGGATCCTACCAAAATAATACCTGCTGCTATTTCTGGTGGAAATCCAAAAGCACTAGCTATGGTAAATCCAACAATTGGCATAATGGTAAACTGACAAACAACACCAATGATAACGCCTTTAGGCATTTTTAGTACTCCTTGAAAGTCTTTCAGACTCATTTGCGAGCCCATTCCAAACATAATAATTTGTAAAAGTGGTACAATAAGAAGTTCTAATTTAAAGCTTCCTATTTGAAGAAAATGTTGCGGATATGCCAACGAGGTAACCACGCCGGCTAAAATCCAAAGGGAAAATGTAAACCCACCCCATATTTTATGATTTCTTGTAGAAAGGGCTAAGCCTATAATTCCTATTATTAGAAATATAGGCATATATGCTATATAAGTTGTTTTTATTAAAATTAAGCCAATAATTATGGTAATAAAACCTAAGACACCTAAATACTTTTGCATCCTCTAAAATTTTAAAATTAAATTTAGTTACACATTAACACGTTATAAACTATCCCTATTTTATTTTTTATTCCTCTTCACTTAAATCTAAATCCTCGTAATCTGGATATAAAAAGTGATTATATGGAAAACGAGTGACATGAATCTCTCTAACCTCATCGTAAACACGTTTTCTAAAATCTTCTAAATTCTCTTTATTTAAGGCTGAAATAAACAATGCATTTTCGCCAAGTTTATTCATCCAAGTTCGCTTCCACTCTTCAATAGAATAGTGTGAAGAATTTCTAACCTCTTGTAAATCGGTTTCATCAAAAGGCTCTGCTTCATAAGCATCAATTTTATTAAACACCATTATTGTTGGCTTATCTGCACCTTGAATTTCTCCTAAGATTTTCTCTACTGAAGCTATATGATCTTCAAAATTAGGATGAGAAATATCAACAACATGTAATAATAAATCGGCTTCACGAACTTCATCTAACGTACTCTTGAACGAATCTACCAATTGTGTTGGTAATTTTCTAATAAATCCAACGGTGTCACTTAATAAGAAAGGTAAATTATGAATTACAACTTTTCTAACCGTAGTATCTAGTGTAGCGAATAATTTGTTTTCTGCAAACACCTCACTTTTACTAACCACATTCATTAAAGTAGATTTTCCAACATTGGTATATCCTACTAAAGCCACACGAACCATAGCGCCACGATTTCCTCGTTGCACCGACATTTGCTTGTCTATGGTTTTAATTTTAGCTTTTAATAATGCAATACGTTCACGAACAATACGTCTATCTGTTTCAATTTCTGTTTCTCCAGGACCACGCATTCCTATCCCCCCTTTTTGGCGTTCAAGGTGTGTCCACATCCCTCTTAAACGTGGTAATAAATATTCGCATTGTGCCAATTCCACTTGCGTTCTCGCATAACTCGTTTGTGCACGTTGCGCGAAAATATCTAAGATTAAATTGGTTCTATCAAGAACTTTACAATTTAAAATTTTACTTATATTTCGTTCTTGAGCAGCCGATAATTCATCATCGAAAATAGCTGTACCTACATCATTATCTTCTATAAATTGCTGCACATCTGCCATTTTTCCTGTACCTATAAAGGTTTTAGGATTTGGCATTTCCATTTTTTGGGTAAATCGTTTTAACACTTCACCACCTGCGGTATACGTTAAAAATTCCAATTCATCCAAATACTCTTTAGATTGCTCTTCGTTTTGATCTTTGGTAATAATACCTATTAAAACTGCACGTTCTAAGTTTATATCCTTTTTTTCTAGCATAAATTGATTTAAAGCACAAAGTTACATAATTGTAGGCTGAATAATTTTTATATTTTTAAGATTCCTTTTTTACTTTTGAAGTCTTACCTTGCGTTAGCAAACAGACCTTAATTCATGAAAACCATTGCCTTTTTTAATTTAGAAAATTTATTCGATATCACCAACGATCCTAACACTTTCGATACAGATTTTTTATCGACTTCTGAAAAACGTTGGACTTTAAAACGATACGAAAACAAATTATTTAAATTAGGTTTAGCTATTTCTAGCATTGGAAAAACAGAAACAGAAACCCATCCTGCAATAGTTGGAGTTGCCGAAGTGGAGAACGCAAAAGTAATTCAAGATCTTTTGGATTCTGAACACTTAAAAGATATACCTTACGATTTTGTGCATTACGATTCTCCAGACGAGCGAGGTATTGATGTTGCTTTACTTTACGACACCACCCAATTTACAGTAACCGATTCTGCGCCTTATTCTATAATTTTAACAGAAGAAAACGGCGAAACAGATTACACACGCGATATTTTACGTGTGTCTGGTATTTTTAACGGTGAAGTCATTCATCTTTTGGTTAATCATTGGCCTTCAAAACATGAAGAATCTAACGAACCAAAACGTATGGAAGTTTCTAATAAAGCCACAGAAATAATAACAAGCCTTAAGTTAGAAGACCCTAACGCTAAGATTATTGTAATGGGCGATTTTAATGATAATTCGTCAAGTGAAAGCGTACAAGCCTTGGTTAATAACAACGCCCTTTTCAATCCGATGGAGCAATTAAAATCTTTTGACAGAGGTACGGTAAATTACAGGTTTAAATGGGATGTTTTTGATCAATTTATGTTAACCCATAATTTTCTAGACCACAGGCCTGGAACGCATAATTTTGATAGCGCTAACATTTTTGATCCAGATTTTATGAAACAATATAAAGGTCGTTTTAAAGGCCAGCCCTTCCGGACTTATGCTGGGAAGACCTACAAAGGCGGTTATAGCGATCATTTTCCTGTGTACTTATTATTACGTAGTGTCCCTAAAGTTGTCTAAATTACTTTTCGGTTAACACTCTAAAATCATCTAATTGATACGAGCCATCTAAAGCTTCATTGGTTCCCGAACCTGTAACTTTAAAAGCAATGTATAAAGTACCAGAATATTGAGAAATATCGATTAAACCAGAATCTTTAAAGGCATACCATTCATCGTATTTGGTGGGAACTTTGGCCTCAATTTCGGTCCAAGTGGCATTTAACACATCTGTTCCATTAAAATCTGTAGAGACTAAAACTTCAATCTTATTTCTTACAGAAGTAATATGATGTTGAGCCATTTTGAAATTCAAAAATTCGTTTTCCTGTTCATCCATATGTATACCTGGAGAGATTAACCATGCAACGTTTTGAGTGTCGGTTGCGCCAAATGTTCCAAATTCGGCATAACCATTTTTACTGTAAATTTGTTCAGTCCATAACACATGACCACGTTCAGCAAAATTAATCCAGCCTTCGATATCTAAGGTTTCTTCGTCTACAGCATCATTAAAAGTCTCTTCAAAAATTATAGTAAAATCGTCAGCGTTTAAAGGTGTGCAGCGCGGATTATTTAAAATCACATCTTTAGTATCATTTAAAACTAAAACAAAATCGTCGCCTCCATAACTTTTAGAAATCACTCCTTTTATCGTTCCATTTTGAGTTGGTAGTATTTCATTTTTAAAGGTTGAAAACGAACTCGTCTCTAAAATAAATTCTTCGTAACTAAAACCTTCACAACGTTGCATTTTTCGCTGAGTATCAAAATCATCAATAGCATTAAAATACGATTGACCTTCTAGATGCTCTGGAAACTCAACGTTATTTATAGCCACAAACATGCCTATAAAATTTTCATTAATGTCTGAAAAATTTAACACAATTGGCTCAATCTCTACCGTTTCTGAAGAACGAAATACATGTGTTCTAATTTGATTTTCGGTTAACAAATCGACTCGACTTCCATCTTCGGCACCTCCAATAGCTAAAATCTCTGAAGCTGTTTCTCCTAAATATAAATCTTGCAATAACACATAAACTTCTCTCCCTACATTAAACTGATTATACGAATCGACCTGATTTAAAACAATATGTATTGCTGCCGTTGGATTACTAGGCTGATCTTGAATATATAATTCTTTATAAAAATTTCCTGTTTTATCGGACGATGTTACATAACCTTTAACCACACTTTTAGAACTAAATTGAACAACCTCGCCAGCAACAAATTGTTGTTTTAAGGATGCTATAGATATTTCTTGAAGCGTACCTGCTTTTAAACCGTTAAGAATAGTATTCAAGCTTTTATTTTCATCTTCATTTAAATTAGAAGGTACCGAAAAATCATCATCCTGAACGCAGGACAATAATGTCATTAATATCAAAACACCTAAAATCCGATTTATATTTCTTGTCCTTTTCATCTTCAAAAAATTTAATGTTTACTAAAATCTAATATTTACATTGGCAAAATACGTGGCACCACGACCATACCAATATTTTGGACCAAACACGCGAATGGGGTTTTCGTTATCTGCTTTCAACTCTCTATAATTCGCATTCCGTCCTTGCTCGAACCCGCCAGTTTTATAACTATTATTTAATACATTATTGATGCTTACAAATAGACCGAGATAATATTTATCAATCTTCCACGATTTTCCTCCAATTAAATTCGCCACAAAATAATCGTCAAAGCGTTCTTGTTTTAAAAGTTGTTTGGCAACATCTTCATCGTAATCATTAAACGGCAATCCATCATCATCTAAATAAAAATTAGAAGTTCTTGTTAGCGGGCTCACATCTACGTAGGTATTAGCCATATAATTTATTGTTGCACCAAACCACCAATAATCGGGGTCACTATATTCAAATCCGAATGAAAATGCTGATTGCGGACCCCCTGCAACTTTATAGTTTTTAAGATTAGAAGTTCCAAAATCTATAGCACCGTCTTCGGTTACAAAACTAGAAGAGGTTAGATATAAATTAGGGTTGTTATTATACGTGTATTGTCCTGAAGATGCCGCTGCTTTTAATTTGAATGATGATGTTAATTTTGCTTCTATTCCGAATTCTAAACCAAAATGAAGTGTATTTACATTGTGAAGTACTTCTTGTACAAAAGCTGATGTTTCATTAAATTCTATCCCCGCAGATGTTAATCCATCAGCATAATAAAAACCAATTTCGTTACTTCCTCTTTTATCTATATAAAAGCCCGTTAGTTTAGACGTTATAACACGAGAGCGATAAATATAATTTATATCGGCAGCCATTATATGTTGTTCTGAAATCCCTTTTACGACATTATTATTCTCTCGAGGATTTGAAAATGAATTTTGAATATTTGGAGCTTCAGTAAGATAAGCAGCATGAAAATCTAGAACATGTTTGGCCGAAATTTTATACGTTACCCCACCTTTAATTCCGTAACCAAAAAAACTTAAAGCTTCACTTTTACCCAAGGAATTATCTTTAAACGCTTCATTTTGAAATAAGCCTTCACGCTGATAATTAGTTTGACTTGCATTAATCGCCAAAAAATAATCGAGCGTTTTATATTTAAATTGTGCTTGCGCAAAACTAGAAATTACATGTGCATACATATTGTAATTATATTTAATCTTACCACCTTCGT contains:
- a CDS encoding DUF59 domain-containing protein, which produces MSTEIDTAELGEKIVKVLKSIYDPEIPVDIYELGLIYDVFVNEDYEVKILMTLTTPNCPVAETLPLEVEEKVKSLDMVKDAEVEITFDPPWSQDLMSEEAKLELGML
- a CDS encoding DUF2480 family protein, producing MAEDIINRVANSKLKVLDLEDYYPLGSRILLDIKDWLLEGFVLREKEFRAHVATHNWEQYQNAYVALTCTTDAIVPAWAYMLITVELEPFAEKVNLGDLKDLETSIYQDIINDLDVSEFKDAPVIIKGCSKKPVPESAYVMISNKIRPVAKSIMFGEACSSVPLYKRK
- a CDS encoding DUF3078 domain-containing protein, producing MKRIFTICFLLVATASFAQTKEELESLQSAKKDSISALQSDVDALQTKIDEFPGWHFGAFGTIGANLSEFNNWYAQGSPDNSAGNITITVNPYAKLNRETFFWYTTANVNLSWVKFDDKDDPNDDEDYRQATDIFTLTSLYGYKFTEKLAASALVEYRTTLLNNFNDPGYLDLGVGITWTPIPSLIVVAHPLNYNFVFSNDDVIFDSSLGFKLVADYSKSFGKLKVKSNLSLFQSYEDSNLSNWTWTNALGYEVWRGIGLGFEFGLRDNKQEALNYAVNTLNDPNATFDNVDNDLQTYWTFGLSYAF
- a CDS encoding EF-hand domain-containing protein, which produces MKLIKIGTLVLGLLAFSNVNAQEKKEKRDPKVVFERLDTNKDAKLSLEELEARDEKVKEGGNEAKKPVDTKTMFERKDKNKDGFLDLEEFSARPPKKK
- a CDS encoding bile acid:sodium symporter family protein, coding for MQKYLGVLGFITIIIGLILIKTTYIAYMPIFLIIGIIGLALSTRNHKIWGGFTFSLWILAGVVTSLAYPQHFLQIGSFKLELLIVPLLQIIMFGMGSQMSLKDFQGVLKMPKGVIIGVVCQFTIMPIVGFTIASAFGFPPEIAAGIILVGSSPSGLASNVMSFIAKANLALSVTLTACATMLAPFLTPLLMRFFASEMITIDVWDMMIGIFNMVILPICAGLLFNVFAFDNKSNKTKAFQTLGFFGMVCIKNGINFFDQGGTVSSLLQNIAYDGLKFLVVPIILAVVLKYYLASRREAMNKVLSFISMLAIAVIIVVITASGRDSLLEVGFTLILACLLHNVFGYGLGYSVGKLLKLEEQDCRTIALEVGMQNGGLASGLALQMGKVATVGLAPAVFGPIMNISGSTLASWWKTKPPKTNKVKE
- the hflX gene encoding GTPase HflX — its product is MLEKKDINLERAVLIGIITKDQNEEQSKEYLDELEFLTYTAGGEVLKRFTQKMEMPNPKTFIGTGKMADVQQFIEDNDVGTAIFDDELSAAQERNISKILNCKVLDRTNLILDIFAQRAQTSYARTQVELAQCEYLLPRLRGMWTHLERQKGGIGMRGPGETEIETDRRIVRERIALLKAKIKTIDKQMSVQRGNRGAMVRVALVGYTNVGKSTLMNVVSKSEVFAENKLFATLDTTVRKVVIHNLPFLLSDTVGFIRKLPTQLVDSFKSTLDEVREADLLLHVVDISHPNFEDHIASVEKILGEIQGADKPTIMVFNKIDAYEAEPFDETDLQEVRNSSHYSIEEWKRTWMNKLGENALFISALNKENLEDFRKRVYDEVREIHVTRFPYNHFLYPDYEDLDLSEEE
- a CDS encoding endonuclease/exonuclease/phosphatase family protein, which codes for MKTIAFFNLENLFDITNDPNTFDTDFLSTSEKRWTLKRYENKLFKLGLAISSIGKTETETHPAIVGVAEVENAKVIQDLLDSEHLKDIPYDFVHYDSPDERGIDVALLYDTTQFTVTDSAPYSIILTEENGETDYTRDILRVSGIFNGEVIHLLVNHWPSKHEESNEPKRMEVSNKATEIITSLKLEDPNAKIIVMGDFNDNSSSESVQALVNNNALFNPMEQLKSFDRGTVNYRFKWDVFDQFMLTHNFLDHRPGTHNFDSANIFDPDFMKQYKGRFKGQPFRTYAGKTYKGGYSDHFPVYLLLRSVPKVV
- a CDS encoding DUF5689 domain-containing protein; the encoded protein is MKRTRNINRILGVLILMTLLSCVQDDDFSVPSNLNEDENKSLNTILNGLKAGTLQEISIASLKQQFVAGEVVQFSSKSVVKGYVTSSDKTGNFYKELYIQDQPSNPTAAIHIVLNQVDSYNQFNVGREVYVLLQDLYLGETASEILAIGGAEDGSRVDLLTENQIRTHVFRSSETVEIEPIVLNFSDINENFIGMFVAINNVEFPEHLEGQSYFNAIDDFDTQRKMQRCEGFSYEEFILETSSFSTFKNEILPTQNGTIKGVISKSYGGDDFVLVLNDTKDVILNNPRCTPLNADDFTIIFEETFNDAVDEETLDIEGWINFAERGHVLWTEQIYSKNGYAEFGTFGATDTQNVAWLISPGIHMDEQENEFLNFKMAQHHITSVRNKIEVLVSTDFNGTDVLNATWTEIEAKVPTKYDEWYAFKDSGLIDISQYSGTLYIAFKVTGSGTNEALDGSYQLDDFRVLTEK